The DNA region AAAGTAGCTCAGGTTATCGGGCCTATCTTAATGGGATTAAAGCAGCCTGTTCACGTACTTCAGATGCGTTCAAGCGTAGATGAGATTGTAAACCTTGCTACAATTGCTGTTCTTGATGCTCAGAGAAGAGAAAAGAAATAATACAAACAATTGAAGGGGAACTGGAAATCAGTAATCCTTTCATTTGTTTAAAAAATGACACGTTAAACAGTGTACAGATAGTAAAAAGACTCCATATTTTGGAGTCTTTTGTTTTTATGTTAATTCCTTGAATTCTTATTTGAAATTTAAGTTAAAAATCATTCGCACGTCAAATGAAAACATTAATTAGTTTAAATTGCTATATTTGGGAGTTTTAAAAATTAATAATGATATTTTCTTTACAAGGCACTGTTCAAGAACTTACGCCTACCTACGCTGTCATTAATGTACAAGGAGTTGGTTACTACGTGGGAATCAGTTTGATGACCTCACAAACGCTGGTTTTGAATCAGCAGACCTTTTTATTTATCCAGCAGATCATCCGTGAAGATGCCCATCTTCTCTTTGGATTTAACACACGTTCAGAAAAAGAAATGTTCAATCTGTTAATAAGCGTTAATGGAGTAGGAGCTGTTTCAGCACTTATTCTATTGTCTACATTAAGCCTTGATGAGATTGCTTCTGCCATACTTTCCGGAAACAGCGCATTGATCCAAAAAGCCAAAGGAATCGGTGCTAAAACTGCTGAAAGAATTATCGTAGATCTTAAAGATAAAGTACAGAAATACAGTGATCCGAATGCGAACATTTCTGTAATGGCGGATAATAAAATTAAGGAAGAATCGTTATCTGCATTAGAAGTTTTAGGCATTCCTAAACGAACGAGCGAGAAGATTGCGGATAGAATTATAAAACAAAATCCAAGCATCTCGGTAGAAGAATTGGTTAAACAAATCTTAAAAAACATTTAACATTTGGTGGCGAATATTAAGCATCTTAACATATTTTTGTTCCTGTCGTTCCTGTGTATGTCTGTCAGTGCTTTTGCACAGGCACAGAAAGATACAGCGATCATAAGAAAACAATATGAAGTGGCCGACCCTACGAGGTACGAAGCCTATTACGACATAAAAACCGGGATGTACTATGTGTATCCCAAAATCGGAAATACCATTACAGGTCCTCCTACAGCCATGTCTCCGGAAGAATATAAAGAATATATGCTTGCCAGCCAGACAAAAGCTTATTACAAGGAGAAATCTGATAAATATAACCTTCTCTTCAGAAAAGACAGATCCGATGCGAGAAAGCAGGGGCTAATTCCTTCATTGTTAATTAATAACAGGCTTTTTGAAACGATTTTCGGAGGTAACAAAATTGAAATCATCCCTTCAGGGTATGCATCCCTTGATTTTGCAGGACTTTACCAGAAAATTGATAACCCGATGATCCTGCCGCAAAACAGGACCAGTTTTACCTTTGATATCGATCAGAGAATTCAGCTGGGATTATTGGGGAAAGTAGGGGAAAACCTTCAGTTAAAGGCCAATTATGATACCCAGAGTGGTTTTGCTTTTGAAAACAGAATGAATCTTGTTTGGCAGGCAAAAGGAAGCTGGAAAGATCTTCAAAGTAAAGGTCTTGGAAATGTAGATAAGCCCAACGAAGGAGGAGAAGATAAAATTATCAAAAGAGTTGAATTTGGTAACGTAAATATGCCGCTTTCAACCAGCCTTATCCGTGGTTCACAATCATTGTTCGGGGTGAAAACAGAGTTTCAGTTAGGAAAAACATTTGGAACGGTTGTCCTTTCCCAGCAACAGGGAGAGGCTCGTAATATTGTAGTACAGGGTGGTGGTGTGATGAACAACTTTAAAGTCAATGCGATTGACTATGAAGAAAACCAGCACTTCTTTTTAGGCCATTATTTCCTGAACAAGTATGATGATGCCTTACTTAATTATCCACAGATCAACTCCACAATCAATATTACCAGAATGGAAGTCTGGGTACTTGATCAGGGGAACAGTAATCTCGCTTATCAAAAAAGTATTATCGGGATCAGAGACCTTGGAGAAGGTCCTGGAGGAGTTACTCTGCCGGATAACTCGCTGAACGGATTATATGATGAGGTATCAGTTGTAGCCGGAACAAGAGAAGCAGGGAAAAATTACAATGCTCTTTTTCAAGGGCATGTCTTCCCGGGAACACCTACTCCCTATAATAACGGAGAAGAATTTCTTCTTGCTACAAAAGCAAGAAAACTGAATGCTAATGAATTTACCTACCAACCTCAGTTAGGATATATTTCATTAAATCAAAAGCTTAATGACCAGCAGCTTTTAGCCGTTTCCTACTCTTATACGGTTAACGGAAGTAATAAAGTATACAAAGTAGGAGAGTTCTCTGAAGAAAGCCCGGTGTTGATCACCAAAGTATTGAGAGTAAATAATAAAGTGAACACTCAATCTCCGATGTGGGACCTGATGATGAAGAATGTTTATTCTATGGATGCAGGACAGGTATCTCCCGATGGTTTTATTCTTAATGTTTATTACAGAGATCCAAAAACAGGAGGTAAAGTAAACTATCTTCCTGACACTCCTGTAAAAGATCAGAACTTATTGAAGTTATTCAACTGGGATCGTCTCAACATGAACGGTGATATCCAGAACAATAAAGACGGAAGTAAAGGAGACGGTATTTTCGACTTTGTCAATGGGATTACCATCAGACCGGAAACAGGAAGAGTGATTTTTACCAAAGTACAGCCTTTCGGTAAATTTCTGGAAGCAAAATTAGGTACAAGTGATCCTCAATATGTATTTCAGGATCTTTATACCAAACAAAAACAACAAGCGTCCGCCAGTAACCTTTCTCAGAGGTATACCATGGAAGGCCGTTATAAAGGTGTTCAGGGACAAGGTATTTCTCTGGGAGCAGTAAACGTTCCTCAGGGATCAGTAAAAGTAGCTGCAAATGGAGTACAGCTTACAGAAGGTGTAGACTATACGGTAGACTATATGCTTGGTACGGTTACGATCATTAATGAAAATGTAAAACAGTCCGGACAGGCAATCAATATTTCACTTGAAAACCAATTGACATTTAATACCCAAAGAAAAAGATTCTTAGGATTAAATTTAGAAAGAAGATTTAGTGAAAACTTTATCTTAGGAGGAACAGTGATCAATTACTCTGAGTCTCCACTAACCCAGAAAGTAAACTTCGGACAGGAGGCGGTAAACAATACCATGGCAGGGATCAACTTGATGTACAACAATC from Chryseobacterium culicis includes:
- the ruvA gene encoding Holliday junction branch migration protein RuvA produces the protein MIFSLQGTVQELTPTYAVINVQGVGYYVGISLMTSQTLVLNQQTFLFIQQIIREDAHLLFGFNTRSEKEMFNLLISVNGVGAVSALILLSTLSLDEIASAILSGNSALIQKAKGIGAKTAERIIVDLKDKVQKYSDPNANISVMADNKIKEESLSALEVLGIPKRTSEKIADRIIKQNPSISVEELVKQILKNI